From the genome of Aspergillus chevalieri M1 DNA, chromosome 8, nearly complete sequence, one region includes:
- a CDS encoding uncharacterized protein (COG:Q;~EggNog:ENOG410PWMM;~InterPro:IPR034001,IPR043926,IPR027417,IPR003593, IPR010929,IPR017871,IPR034003,IPR003439,IPR013525;~PFAM:PF01061,PF00005,PF06422;~TransMembrane:12 (i421-444o456-474i495-523o535-554i561-581o673-694i1101-1118o1130-1151i1171-1197o1209-1227i1239-1257o1361-1381i);~go_component: GO:0016020 - membrane [Evidence IEA];~go_component: GO:0016021 - integral component of membrane [Evidence IEA];~go_function: GO:0005524 - ATP binding [Evidence IEA];~go_function: GO:0016887 - ATPase activity [Evidence IEA];~go_function: GO:0042626 - ATPase-coupled transmembrane transporter activity [Evidence IEA];~go_process: GO:0055085 - transmembrane transport [Evidence IEA]), whose translation MSGDSKQSSDTHGEESDLPVYRPDGRSLGVSFSNITAVGASGSSQTVTDLLKIFTDILTWPVNTGRKLTKSALQSSSPIVQDITGVLFPGETMLVLGRPGAGCSTVLRVLANQHQSFQEIHGSIQYAGLSSAEMGERYRSEVVYCAEDDLHLSMLPVKDTLDFALRLRKPKNIPESATHFSKRMIRRILTSLGMSHTHDTIVGDAFVRGISGGERKRISLAEVLAVNPAIACWDNPIRGLDSSSALSFLKLLQDMSRQTGMSNVATLYQVSEAMYQYFDRVLVMYEGQMIFFGPACRAKHYFMEIGFHCPERQTTADFVTAITSTVERTFQKTYTGPRYETPEALAQIFRSSNDYRILQEEMVRYHWQIASNTSIISSFQSDVNGIRSKFSPKSASEPSSLGTQTLAALRRQYKLTWKDRSTVFTVFALIIVNSVIIASGYYMAPKTATGSFERSGALFFALVYFTLNALTEVPKTIQSRAILLKQRRMGYAHPAALVIAETLAEIPIAFLETLAFACCYYFTVGLNKTASSFWIFVLITFTHRACISCLFRLLGAWAPNLSTGFLMGGCAVPITCLYAGFAPPVPTMHRWGSWIRRLSPTPYGVEALMGSEYSDMALHCTADELVPHGLGYNNIRYQGCPMAGSVKGSAEISGETYLTAQYGYNVEFLWRDFGIILVFWFLYVALTALGLSIMTREKSTSNARVYRRGAKRYEHGSSSQTTDLESQKTTAVTTPAAPSPASASRSSLNTTVEEIPNQRTVSHSNQRTFTFHNINYFVHSAGKELHLLNNITGYVKPGQLTALMGGSGAGKTTLLETISCRKAEGRTEGTLLFDGRPLDQGFSRACGFCMQQDVHEPLATVRETLQFSAFLRQPAKTSLDEKVQDVEKIMELLKLDPIADAIVGSLGVEERKRVTIGVELCARPSALLFLDEPTSGLDSQAAFSIVVFLRKIAAQGIPIVCTIHQPSSVIFEMFDHALILAPGGRTVYFGETGEPLNGYFANRGAIMAQQDNPAEFVITTVAVSRNEENGTDWPRLWQESEQCREVNDRVLAMVEKASSEFKSDDTPAKEYALPLTAQIFHLTKRQWLSVWRNGPYNFSKLFKSIFFEMLVAFTFFKAGPDTMGLQNHALTFLIASWVVPSIATDIQEVWFEKWSIFEARERNGIYDYKALLTALIAVETPWQAINFSLIFLCSYWTVGFPSSSASTGMIYFMYLLLSFFTTGWCYWMASMFPNGTMAGYANSLFWVLFTLFGGIVVPRNALNDFYRPWITWADPLRYFFGPMVASSLHGVRAVCNRSDLAIFDPPPGQTCSEYVENYSSSNPGYLQNPDANESCAYCPYSVGDDYALTMDFSYDDRWRDWAVFLGFCLTNVVLVFLITRLTRVQIQRQRR comes from the exons ATGTCGGGCGACTCC AAACAATCATCCGATACTCACGGGGAAGAAAGCGACCTACCGGTCTATAGACCAGATGGCCGGTCTCTGGGGGTCTCGTTTTCCAACATTACGGCTGTCGGGGCGAGCGGCTCTTCGCAAACAGTCACCGACCTCCTCAAGATATTCACGGACATTTTGACATGGCCAGTCAATACCGGCCGCAAGTTGACAAAAAGCGCCCTTCAAAGCTCGTCGCCTATCGTCCAGGATATCACTGGTGTTCTTTTCCCCGGCGAGACAATGCTAGTTCTGGGCCGCCCCGGGGCAGGCTGTTCGACGGTCCTTCGGGTCCTTGCCAACCAACACCAATCATTCCAAGAAATACACGGCTCGATTCAGTATGCTGGTCTCTCTTCGGCTGAGATGGGAGAAAGATATCGTTCCGAAGTGGTCTACTGCGCTGAGGACGACCTCCATCTATCTATGCTACCTGTCAAAGACACCCTCGACTTCGCCCTGCGCCTTCGCAAACCGAAAAACATACCCGAATCTGCGACGCATTTCTCGAAGCGGATGATTCGCCGGATACTGACATCGTTGGGAATGTCTCATACTCATGATACAATTGTCGGTGACGCATTTGTTCGCGGTATTTCAGGAGGGGAGAGGAAGCGTATTTCTTTGGCAGAAGTGCTGGCTGTCAACCCTGCCATCGCATGCTGGGACAATCCTATCCGGGGCCTTGACAGCTCCTCCGCATTGAGCTTCTTAAAACTCCTGCAGGACATGTCAAGACAAACTGGAATGTCCAATGTGGCAACcctctaccaggtctccgaGGCCATGTATCAATACTTTGACCGTGTTCTCGTTATGTATGAAGGACAGATGATCTTTTTTGGACCGGCCTGTCGGGCCAAGCATTACTTCATGGAGATTGGGTTCCATTGCCCGGAAAGGCAAACCACGGCCGACTTCGTCACGGCGATCACGTCTACAGTGGAGCGAACCTTCCAGAAAACGTACACTGGTCCTCGTTACGAAACACCTGAGGCCCTGGCCCAGATTTTTCGCAGCAGCAACGATTACCGCATTCTGCAAGAGGAGATGGTCAGGTACCATTGGCAGATTGCATCCAATACTTCTATCATTAGCAGCTTTCAATCGGACGTGAACGGAATACGATCAAAGTTCAGTCCCAAATCAGCCAGCGAACCGTCTTCGCTCGGGACCCAGACTCTTGCGGCATTGCGCAGACAATACAAACTAACCTGGAAGGATCGAAGCACGGTGTTCACTGTTTTCGCTCTCATTATTGTCAATTCCGTGATCATCGCATCGGGATACTACATGGCACCGAAGACAGCCACAGGATCATTCGAGCGAAGCGGAGCGCTTTTCTTCGCGCTGGTTTATTTCACCCTCAACGCCCTTACTGAGGTCCCAAAAACCATCCAGTCGCGCGCCATTCTCCTGAAACAGCGTCGCATGGGATACGCCCATCCAGCTGCCTTGGTAATTGCTGAGACTCTTGCTGAGATACCAATTGCTTTCCTTGAGACATTAGCCTTTGCCTGTTGCTACTACTTCACCGTTGGGTTGAACAAGACAGCTTCAAGCTTCTGGATATTTGTCTTGATCACTTTCACTCATCGTGCATGTATTTCCTGTCTGTTTCGCCTACTCGGTGCTTGGGCACCGAACCTAAGCACTGGCTTTTTAATGGGCGGATGTGCCGTGCCGATTACTTGCCTCTATGCGGGATTTGCGCCTCCTGTGCCGACAATGCATCGCTGGGGATCATGGATTCGACGGCTTTCGCCAACACCGTATGGTGTCGAGGCGTTGATGGGAAGTGAATATTCCGACATGGCTCTCCATTGTACAGCCGACGAGCTCGTTCCCCATGGGTTAGGCTACAATAATATTCGATATCAAGGATGCCCCATGGCTGGATCCGTCAAAGGGTCTGCAGAGATATCAGGCGAAACGTACCTGACCGCTCAGTACGGATACAATGTGGAATTCCTTTGGCGAGACTTCGGCATTATTCTTGTGTTTTGGTTCCTATACGTGGCCCTGACAGCTTTGGGCCTCAGCATCATGACTCGTGAGAAAAGCACGTCCAACGCGCGCGTCTATCGACGGGGGGCCAAGAGGTACGAACACGGTTCTTCATCACAAACGACAGACTTGGAGAGCCAGAAGACAACCGCGGTCACAACTCCAGCGGCACCATCACCAGCATCGGCATCCCGCAGTTCCCTCAACACGACAGTAGAAGAGATACCAAACCAACGTACCGTTTCGCATTCGAACCAGCGCACTTTTACCTTTCACAATATCAATTACTTCGTCCACTCTGCCGGTAAAGAGCTACATCTACTGAATAATATCACGGGATATGTCAAACCAGGCCAACTAACTGCTCTCATGGGTGGTTCGGGGGCGGGAAAGACGACGCTGCTGGAAACGATATCTTGCCGCAAAGCCGAAGGAAGAACAGAGGGCACCCTTCTATTCGACGGACGACCACTGGACCAAGGCTTCTCGCGTGCGTGTGGGTTCTGTATGCAGCAGGATGTCCACGAGCCGTTGGCCACAGTGCGAGAGACACTACAATTCTCGGCATTCTTGCGACAGCCCGCGAAGACCTCTCTCGACGAGAAGGTACAGGATGTGGAAAAAATTATGGAATTGCTCAAGTTGGATCCCATTGCGGATGCAATTGTCGGCTCTCTGGGTGTCGAGGAGAGGAAGCGTGTCACCATCGGTGTTGAACTGTGTGCTCGTCCTTCGGCACTTTTATTCTTAGATGAG CCCACCTCTGGTCTAGACAGCCAGGCTGCCTTCTCAATCGTCGTGTTCCTCCGAAAAATCGCTGCCCAGGGCATTCCGATCGTCTGTACGATTCACCAACCGTCGAGTGTTATCTTTGAGATGTTCGATCACGCCTTAATCTTGGCTCCCGGTGGCCGCACTGTCTACTTTGGCGAAACAGGGGAACCGCTCAATGGCTATTTTGCCAACCGTGGAGCCATCATGGCTCAGCAGGATAATCCAGCCGAGTTCGTCATCACAACCGTGGCCGTATCGCGCAATGAGGAGAACGGCACAGACTGGCCGCGCCTTTGGCAGGAGTCTGAACAGTGTCGCGAGGTTAATGATCGTGTGCTGGCGATGGTAGAGAAAGCCTCTTCGGAATTCAAATCAGACGATACTCCCGCAAAGGAATACGCGCTCCCACTCACGGCCCAGATATTCCACCTGACGAAGCGGCAGTGGTTATCAGTCTGGCGGAACGGACCATACAACTTCAGCAAGTTGTTCAAGAGTATCTTCTTTGAGATGCTGGTTGCGTTTACCTTTTTTAAAGCCGGCCCTGACACCATGGGATTGCAAAACCACGCTTTGACATTCCTTATCGCGTCATGGGTCGTTCCCAGCATTGCAACTGACATCCAAGAAGTCTGGTTTGAGAAATGGTCTATCTTCGAGGCGCGCGAACGCAATGGCATTTACGATTACAAGGCCCTACTGACGGCGCTCATCGCCGTCGAGACACCCTGGCAGGCGATAAATTTCAGCCTCATTTTCCTGTGCAGCTACTGGACTGTCGGATTTCCTAGTAGCAGCGCTTCAACCGGCATGATTTACTTCATGTACCTGTTGCTCTCATTCTTCACTACCGGGTGGTGCTACTGGATGGCATCGATGTTCCCTAACGGCACGATGGCCGGCTACGCCAATTCACTCTTCTGGGTTCTCTTTACATTATTTGGTGGCATTGTAGTTCCACGCAATGCCTTGAATGACTTTTACCGTCCGTGGATCACCTGGGCCGATCCCCTGCGGTACTTCTTCGGTCCAATGGTTGCTTCCAGCTTACACGGTGTCCGCGCAGTTTGCAACAGATCCGACCTCGCGATTTTTGACCCCCCTCCCGGTCAAACGTGTAGCGAGTATGTCGAAAACTATAGTAGTTCAAATCCCGGATATTTGCAGAATCCGGATGCCAATGAGTCTTGTGCGTATTGTCCGTACTCGGTCGGTGATGACTATGCGCTCACGATGGATTTTTCCTACGATGACCGCTGGAGGGACTGGGCTGTGTTTTTGGGGTTTTGTTTGACTAATGTCGTGCTTGTGTTTCTTATAACGCGGTTGACTCGGGTGCAGATTCAGCGTCAGAGACGTTGA
- a CDS encoding transposase (COG:S;~EggNog:ENOG410PVG4;~InterPro:IPR004875,IPR006600;~PFAM:PF03184,PF03221;~go_function: GO:0003676 - nucleic acid binding [Evidence IEA]) produces the protein MPTERENIEEQIKNAIATYERDKSQKIRPLAEAFDVPYQRLLRRVKGLPGRNSTKPVNYALDKHQENALKHWIERLDQAGVPPTAKRIEKSANLILQRAHTDPTIPPKKVSKEWPYRFLERLGPEYTRLKQRPRDPKRLQSQDLGIIQNWYDRLEILLKQYQIQPQDLYNFDEIGFMEGQGRGEVVITKYPSRAQHPGASFSRGLISVVECISADGSVLPPCIILPGKGHLEDWYTHSDMPGNWILGVSPNGYISDEIAFEWIKHFDKHTKQRCAGVYRLLLMDNHGSHLTYEFIEYCEKNRILLYSFPPHATHFLQPLDGKPFKQYKHYHGQAVTEAAILGWSDFEKREFLTVLPGIRKETFKTHTIQSAFRDCGIFPFDPSPVMDDLEKQAEPIPDLQIWDGDSTSSGSAQSSPKTIRQLRKEISKARASLDKIDGHLSALSPGLNRRLERIFSGGLTQAESSDQTAMELDRYLKAAAHQSKPKSRRQVPGLSHSGVLSVQDANRRIGARKKAEEKKEGRRLGQSIRTSLATTHRRYDRLELWMMGIDENADQETIDSILNKNR, from the exons ATGCCTACTGAACGCGAAAATATCGAAGAACAAATTAAAAATGCCATTGCCACGTACGAACGCGATAAATCACAAAAAATTCGCCCTCTAGCAgaggcatttgatgtgccttaCCAACGGCTCCTTCGACGCGTCAAAGGGCTACCTGGGCGAAATTCTACCAAGCCAGTTAACTATGCACTTGATAAGCATCAGGAGAATGCACTCAAACACTGGATTGAGCGATTAGATCAAGCTGGAGTGCCTCCAACAGCTAAAAGGATAGAAAAAAGTGCCAACTTGATCCTACAGCGTGCCCATACGGACCCAACTATCCCTCCCAAAAAAGTCAGCAAAGAATGGCCATATCGCTTTCTTGAACGCTTAGGACCTGAATATACACGGCTTAAACAAAGGCCAAGGGATCCAAAGCGCCTACAATCTCAGGATCTTGGGATAATTCAGAACTGGTATGATCGGTTAGAGATCCTCCTTAAACAGTATCAGATCCAGCCCCAGGACCTCTATAATTTCGATGAAATTGGCTTTATGGAGGGCCAGGGCCGTGGAGAAGTGGTAATCACTAAATATCCATCAAGAGCGCAACATCCTGGTgcctctttttctcgtgGTTTAATCTCTGTTGTGGAGTGTATTTCTGCAGATGGATCGGTCCTTCCTCCCTGCATCATTCTCCCGGGAAAGGGCCATCTAGAGGACTGGTATACGCATTCAGATATGCCAGGAAACTGGATACTGGGCGTCTCACCAAATGGCTATATATCCGATGAAATAGCCTTTGAATGGATTAAACATTTCGACAAGCATACTAAGCAGCGATGT GCTGGTGTTTATCGGCTGCTTCTTATGGATAATCATGGATCTCACCTCACGTatgaattcattgaatactGCGAGAAGAATCGGATTCTTCTCTACTCCTTCCCACCACATGCAACCCATTTTTTGCAGCCTTTAGATGGAAAGCCATTTAAACAGTACAAACACTATCATGGGCAGGCTGTCACTGAGGCTGCTATACTTGGATGGAGTGATTTTGAGAAGCGGGAGTTCCTTACAGTACTACCAGGTATTCGGAAGGAGACATTCAAGACCCATACTATCCAATCAGCCTTTAGAGATTGTGGAATCTTCCCTTTtgacccctctcctgttatGGACGATCTGGAGAAACAAGCAGAGCCCATTCCAGATCTACAAATATGGGATGGTGACTCTACCTCTAGTGGTTCCGCCCAGAGCTCTCCTAAAACCATCAGGCAACTCCGGAAAGAAATCTCTAAGGCTCGGGCATCCTTGGATAAGATTGATGGTCATCTATCTGctttatcaccaggcttaAATAGGCGTTTGGAGAGGATATTTAGTGGTGGTCTAACTCAGGCGGAATCCAGTGATCAAACAGCCATGGAGTTGGACCGATATCTCAAAGCTGCAGCACACCAATCTAAGCCAAAATCTCGTCGACAAGTTCCTGGACTTAGCCACTCTGGTGTACTATCAGTGCAGGATGCCAACAGGCGAATTGGTGCCCGAAAGaaggcagaagaaaagaaggaagggcGGCGACTTGGACAGTCTATTAGGACTTCTTTGGCCACCACTCACCGCAGATATGACCGATTGGAGCTATGGAtgatgggaattgatgaaaatgcCGACCAGGAAACTATTGATAGTATTTTAAACAAAAACCGATGA